In Musa acuminata AAA Group cultivar baxijiao chromosome BXJ2-10, Cavendish_Baxijiao_AAA, whole genome shotgun sequence, a genomic segment contains:
- the LOC135582181 gene encoding transcription factor SRM1-like — MVMEEVSCSSSWTREQEKAFENALATHPEDCSDWWEKIAANVPGKSIEDVKNHYELLLEDINGIESGRVPLPCYPSSSDGDDHANDGVSGKKGGLSHGDPSHSGKASKSDQERKKGIAWTEDEHRLFLLGLDKYGKGDWRSISRNFVISRTPTQVASHAQKYFIRLNSMNKERRRTSIHDITSVGNIDISTQPPITGQTSSPVAATGSSINQSPQPYGTAIGQPVGGPMMPAVGTPINLPVPGAPHMAYGVRAVVPGAQVNIPPSTYPMPPTSCNR; from the exons ATGGTGATGGAAGAAGTGAGCTGCAGTTCATCCTGGACAAGGGAGCAGGAAAAAGCATTTGAAAATGCTTTGGCAACGCATCCTGAGGATTGCAGCGACTGGTGGGAGAAAATTGCCGCCAATGTGCCTGGGAAATCAATAGAGGATGTAAAGAACCACTATGAGCTTTTGCTAGAGGATATCAATGGAATTGAGTCTGGCCGAGTCCCTCTACCTTGCTATCCATCTTCCTCGGACGGTGATGACCATGCTAATGATGGCGTTAGTGGTAAGAAGGGAGGGCTTTCACATGGTGATCCCAGTCATAGTGGGAAAGCTTCGAAATCAGATCAAGAACGCAAAAAGGGAATCGCATGGACTGAGGATGAACACAG ATTGTTCCTTCTTGGACTTGATAAATATGGCAAAGGTGATTGGAGAAGCATTTCTCGGAATTTCGTAATATCGAGAACACCTACACAGGTCGCAAGCCATGCCCAAAAGTACTTCATTCGGTTGAACTCGATGAACAAAGAGCGGAGAAGGACCAGTATCCATGATATCACCAGTGTAGGCAACATAGACATATCGACTCAACCGCCAATCACTGGTCAAACGAGCAGTCCAGTTGCGGCTACGGGGAGTTCGATCAACCAATCTCCTCAGCCATATGGAACTGCCATCGGACAGCCGGTTGGTGGTCCTATGATGCCAGCAGTAGGCACTCCGATTAATCTTCCTGTTCCTGGAGCACCTCATATGGCTTATGGGGTTCGAGCAGTGGTTCCTGGTGCCCAAGTGAACATTCCACCAAGTACGTATCCGATGCCGCCAACATCGTGTAATCGATAG